A segment of the Candidatus Polarisedimenticolia bacterium genome:
ACCTGCACGAGGTGGAGCACGCGGCGGAGAGGGTGGCGCGGCTGGAAGCAGCGATTGACCAGGCAATCGAGGCGGCGCCAGCGGAGATGCGGGCGGTGATTTCTGGGCTGCAGGCCCTGCGCGGGATCAAGAAGGTCTCCGCGGCGAGCATCGTGGCCGAGGTGGGTCCACTCTCGCGCTTCTCCCGACCCAAGCAGCTCATGGGTTACAGCGGTATGGTCTCGAGCGAGGACTCGACGGGCAGCAGCGTGCGCCGGGGAGCGATCACCAAGACGGGTAACGCCCACCTGCGCCGCATCATCGGCGAGGCGGCTTGGGCATACCAGTACCGGCCCTCGATGTCGCCACTTCTCAGGCAGCGCCAGGAGGGACTGAGTGAGGAGGTCAAGGAGATCGCCTGGAAGGCGGCGCACCGACTGTGCTCGCGCTACCGGCGCCTCACGGCCAAGGGCAAGCTCCGGCAGAAGGTCGCCACCGCCATCGGCCGCGAGCTGCTCGGCTTCATCTGGGCGATCGGAATGCAGGTCGAGAAGGAGCAGCAGCGCACCAAGGGGCACGGTCGCGCCGCCTAGATCACGATCAACGGCGCACCTAAGGAGAAAAGTACGAGGATGGGATCTCCTGGAGCAGAGCGAGCGTCGGTCGAGGGACACACGGAAAGGAGGACCCTCGCTTCTTCTATGTGGCAGGCAAACGGCCTGACCCACGAAGCCAGTCCGAGGCAGCTCCCGACGGATCACGAC
Coding sequences within it:
- a CDS encoding IS110 family transposase is translated as MDKDIRHVGFDVDTEKIAVAVAEPGGEVRSLGIIPSREDAVRRLVKKLGPASRLRICYEAGPHGYSLYWQLSELGVHCDVVAPTLVPVKSGDRVKTNRRDAEKLARCYRSGDLTAVWVPDAAHEALRDLVRAREAAKKDQLRARHRLGKFLLRRGLRAAAGVKSWTVKHLLWVKTLRFEHAAQEAAFLDYLHEVEHAAERVARLEAAIDQAIEAAPAEMRAVISGLQALRGIKKVSAASIVAEVGPLSRFSRPKQLMGYSGMVSSEDSTGSSVRRGAITKTGNAHLRRIIGEAAWAYQYRPSMSPLLRQRQEGLSEEVKEIAWKAAHRLCSRYRRLTAKGKLRQKVATAIGRELLGFIWAIGMQVEKEQQRTKGHGRAA